DNA from Microvirga ossetica:
CTTCGCATATGGGGTCCTGAGGTCGTAACATCCACCTCCTCCCCCGACAAGCGAATGCATCGGCTCAATCTTGCCTCGGCCAACCTTGCTTCGGCTATGAGAAGCTGGTAGCGCGGGGCCCATGGCCCGAAGCGAGCCGGCGCTTTGCTTTACAAAGTGTTCCGTCAGGGCCGGACGAGACACCCCCTTAGGGAGCATGAAACCCATGGCCGAGAATCCGGCATCCAACGGAGCGCCCGCGCTCAACGCGCTTGCGCAATACTGCAAAGATTTTTCCTTCGAGAATCCCAACGCCCCGCGCTCCCTGCAGCAGCAGGCGGAAGGCCCGCAGATCAACCTGCAGGTCAACGTGAACGCCAAGCAGCTGGCCGAGGCCGATTTCGAGGTCGACCTGACCCTCGAGGGCGATGCCAAGATCGGCGGCAAGGAAGTGCTGTTCGCCTTCGAGCTGACCTATTCCGGCGTGTTCCGCATCCAGAATATCCCGCAGGAGCAGCTGCACCCGGTGGTGATGATCGAGTGCCCGCGCCTGCTCTTCCCCTTCGCCCGCCAGATGGTGGCCGAGGCGGTGCGCAACGGCGGCTTCCCGCCCCTCTATATCGACCCGATCGACTTCGTCGCCCTCTACCGCCAGCGCGCTGCCGAGGTGCAGGGCCAGCAGAATGGCGAAGGCCAGACACTGTCGTAAGACGAGATTTCGAAGGCGCCTAAACTGGGTTGTTCAGTGAGAGGGTGGAGCGGGAGACTGCTCCACCCTTTTTGTTGTCTGCTCGGCCAAGCGACCTCGCTTGAAATATAGCCCTAAAGACTATAGATTGGCGCCGTCGCTTGGCTGCTGCCTCGCGGCCAGCACGCACTTCCAGAGGACGCTAAATGCTATGAATAAACAACATTTCTGGACGGCTCGTGCGGGGCGGGGGTCCAATGAAAGTCTACAAACTGAAAGATTTCGCCAAACAGGCGCGTAAGAGCAAGATCAGCGATGAGGAGTTGAGCAACGCAGTCGCTCGGGCCGAGAAGGGATTGGCCGATGCTGTAATCGGAAAATTTCTGATCAAGCAGCGTGTCGGGCGCTCCGGCGACTACCGCACGATCATCGTGCACAAGCACGGTGATCGTGCCGTGTTCGTGCATATGTTTCCCAAGAACGCGCAGGCCAACCTGACCTCGGCCGAAGAGAAGATCTACCGCGAGGCGGCGAAGACGCTGGCGGATCTCGGTGACACACACATCAAGGCATTGATCGACGCCGGAGACTGGATCGAGATTGATTATGAGCAGCAATAGAAAGACATATCGAAGCGATCCTCTTCGGTCGGTTCATCTGGCGATGAAAGGACTTCACAAGGTCGGAGCGATCGACAAGGCGACGATGCGCCACTTTGATGTGGCTTGTCTCACTGCGGTTGATCCTGTTGCGCCGGACGATGTGAAGCGGATCCGGGAAAAATCCCATATGAGCCAGGCGACCTTCGCGAAGGCCCTCAATGTAACGGCCGCCATGGTCAGCAAATGGGAGCGCGGAGAAAAGAAGCCTACAGGTTCGGCACTGAAGCTGCTGACGCTGGCGGACAAGAAGGGGATCGAGACCATTCTCTAGGACTGCTTCAGGACTATTGTCCCGAAGACGATAGCCGACGGAAATAGCATTCCGGTAGCGTTCTAGGACGCCTCGGATGCAGTCTCGCCGAGATAGTCACGCCAGAGAGCATTCTCTCCGAGCGACTCGATGAAGGCTGCATGGGCTGCGCGCTCGGCATCGGTCAGGCGTGAGATCAGGGTCCGGGGGCGGGCTTCGCGGCCGGCCGCTTCCGCCTGCATAAAGGCGCCGGCCCGGGCAGCGGGCTGCATCGACAGGTCGAAGCCGACCTGCCGGCCGCCGATCAGCTCGATATAGACCTCGGCCAGGATCTCGGCATCGAGAAGCGCGCCGTGCTTGGTGCGCTTGGAATTGTCGATGCCGTAGCGGGCGCAGAGCGCATCAAGGTTGTTCGCAGCGCCCGGATGCTTGCGGCGGGCCAGCGCAAGGGTGTCGACCGCCTCCGCCAGCTTGAACTGCCGGTGCCCGGTGCGGGCGAATTCCGCATTGAGGAAGCCGATATCGAAGGCCGCGTTGTGGATGACGAGACGCGCATCGCCGATGAAATCGGCAAACTCGTCCGCGATGGCAGCGAAAACCGGCTTGTCGGCGAGAAACTCGTTGGAAAGGCCGTGCACCGCGAAGGCGCCGGGCGCGACCGGGAATTCAGGGTTGATGTAGACGTGATGGTTCCTGCCCGTCGGGATATGGTTGAGGAGCTCGACGCAGCCGATTTCGATCACCCGGTCGCCCTTGGCATGGTCGGTGCCGGTGGTTTCGGTATCGAGTACGATTTCACGCAACATCAGGAAAACTCATCATCAAAAACGGTGACGCCGTCCCGGCCTTCCGGCGAGACAGGCGAGAATGGATCGCACCTGGGCTTCGGCCGAGGCGAACCCCCGTCCCGTATCGACCAGGAAATGCGCGCGGGCACGCTTGTCCTCGTCCCTCATCTGCTTGGCCAGGATGGCAGAAAACTTTTCCTCCGTCATGCCGGGACGGGCGAGAACCCGATCGCGTTG
Protein-coding regions in this window:
- the secB gene encoding protein-export chaperone SecB — protein: MAENPASNGAPALNALAQYCKDFSFENPNAPRSLQQQAEGPQINLQVNVNAKQLAEADFEVDLTLEGDAKIGGKEVLFAFELTYSGVFRIQNIPQEQLHPVVMIECPRLLFPFARQMVAEAVRNGGFPPLYIDPIDFVALYRQRAAEVQGQQNGEGQTLS
- a CDS encoding type II toxin-antitoxin system RelE/ParE family toxin, with the translated sequence MKVYKLKDFAKQARKSKISDEELSNAVARAEKGLADAVIGKFLIKQRVGRSGDYRTIIVHKHGDRAVFVHMFPKNAQANLTSAEEKIYREAAKTLADLGDTHIKALIDAGDWIEIDYEQQ
- a CDS encoding helix-turn-helix domain-containing protein, whose product is MRHFDVACLTAVDPVAPDDVKRIREKSHMSQATFAKALNVTAAMVSKWERGEKKPTGSALKLLTLADKKGIETIL
- the dnaQ gene encoding DNA polymerase III subunit epsilon → MLREIVLDTETTGTDHAKGDRVIEIGCVELLNHIPTGRNHHVYINPEFPVAPGAFAVHGLSNEFLADKPVFAAIADEFADFIGDARLVIHNAAFDIGFLNAEFARTGHRQFKLAEAVDTLALARRKHPGAANNLDALCARYGIDNSKRTKHGALLDAEILAEVYIELIGGRQVGFDLSMQPAARAGAFMQAEAAGREARPRTLISRLTDAERAAHAAFIESLGENALWRDYLGETASEAS